The window GGGGGAGgatagagagagaagaaaagatagGACTGAATTGAATCGACACACAAACAATCAAAACACTTAACAAAGTCTTCTCTCTTCCATTCTCTTCTCTCAAACCCAAACAAAAAacttttctcctttcttcaaACCCTTCATCCATGGCGTCGCCTCTCTTTCTCCTCTTTCTCTTCACAATTTCCTTCTCAATTCCATCTCAAGCTCGTCCTTGCAAAtcccttttcctttccttttcccttCACCGTCACCGAACCCTCGATTCCCCCCATCCCTTCTCCCAGATGGCCATTATCGTCGACATCACCGAATTCAAATCTTCCTCCTTTTCCTCTTCTCCCGATCCCCTTTTCCCCTCCGTCGCCGACCCCACCGACATCCTCCGCTTCGATCTCCCTCGTCCTACCCCTGTTTCAGCATCAACCCAACACTTCCCTTACGATTTCACCTCTCTCCGTGATCGCACCAAGGATATTCTCAGCGTTGTTGTCGCTTTGCTCTTCGGCGTTGGCTGTGGCGCTCTCACTGCTGCCACTATGTATTTGGCTTACTCTTTGTTTGCTGGTCAATTTGGGCATCGCTCCTCTGTGTATGATGACTTTGGGGAGGATGAGGATGATCTCAGTGATGATAACAAGGAGAATATTAAGAAGATGGGTTATATCAACATCCCTGACGACGTTGCCCCCGTTAAATCAGTGGTATAATCATTTATACATATGTTTCGTAACCTTGGTTTGTTCCATCTTATGATCCAAATTATACTTAATGTTCGATTTCTGTATTGTAATTTGTCTAAGTTTCCAACGTAACTTCTCTGCCATATTATGTGAAAACTATGTTGTtaattgtcatttttctttgaaaaatgtgtttgTAAACATTATGCTTCCTTGTTGGATTTCAATTGGACGTTTCAATGTCTTTGCATTTTACTTCCCATGGCGTTGATCGATTAGGGGAGAGTATATATAATAGGGCCACAGGTTTCAAAGTTGTGTTTTTCGATTAAACTTCATTTGGGATTTTTCTATCTTGTAATGTAACCCTCACCTTTCCATTTCTTACTATTATGTTACtgtttttattacttttctgGTTTAGACCTTGAACCAATTAGATTTTGTTCAtcgtttctttttctctgGTTGAATGCTCACTATTCGATTTGAGTAGATGTAGTGATCAATTGGAGCAATCTCTATGCTATGATCTTGAAGTTATGGTTCAAGGGATGGTTGCTAATGCTACCTATTAATGTTTTTAcatattgtttctttaatgTCAAATATCGTAGCGTTTGATGGTTGTCTCACAGGGTTAGACAACGTGCACGGTGTGCTCAGCAGATATTTTAACTGGAGGATCCCTACTTAACTGTTGACTTGTGTTGGACTTCATCAGCCCTTCCCTTATATATGCTCTCTTTtcagttcaactttttttaattaattttttaatctatttacAGGGACCTGTATTTTTAGACCTCTCTAATGGTTACTTCttcacaaaattattaatttaaggTTAAGTATTCCTCATGTGATGGCATGATAAaagtttcatttcattt of the Cucumis sativus cultivar 9930 chromosome 3, Cucumber_9930_V3, whole genome shotgun sequence genome contains:
- the LOC101219659 gene encoding uncharacterized protein LOC101219659 isoform X2, producing the protein MASPLFLLFLFTISFSIPSQARPCKSLFLSFSLHRHRTLDSPHPFSQMAIIVDITEFKSSSFSSSPDPLFPSVADPTDILRFDLPRPTPVSASTQHFPYDFTSLRDRTKDILSVVVALLFGVGCGALTAATMYLAYSLFAGQFGHRSSVYDDFGEDEDDLSDDNKENIKKMGYINIPDDVAPVKSVG
- the LOC101219659 gene encoding uncharacterized protein LOC101219659 isoform X1, encoding MASPLFLLFLFTISFSIPSQARPCKSLFLSFSLHRHRTLDSPHPFSQMAIIVDITEFKSSSFSSSPDPLFPSVADPTDILRFDLPRPTPVSASTQHFPYDFTSLRDRTKDILSVVVALLFGVGCGALTAATMYLAYSLFAGQFGHRSSVYDDFGEDEDDLSDDNKENIKKMGYINIPDDVAPVKSVRLMVVSQG